TTAAGAATTGCTAGCCGAACACTCATGTTTCTTTCGTGAATTCCACCATCAAACCTGCAATTACAATCGTTACTATTGCTGTCATGCCATAGGCATATTCAAAATCATTAACCATAATCAACAACAACCCTATCACTTATTGTCCGATCAATACCCCTGCAAACCGTCTCCTTATATTCTGTTTTGAACGTAACCCACCTACAACTCCTATTATTTCTTGTTTATTTTCGTTATAAAACAAACCTTCACAACCTTATATCGCTACTGCAGCTTTTGTTTACAACTATCACAATCACCTTCTTCTTCATCACGTATAACCACCAAAACAGCCTCAACGTCACCTGCTACTTTTATTATTTCTGTTAAACCGACGTCCAAAGACAAACAATTAGGTGATTACTCAACTACTTTTGCTGTTGGGTATTTCTTTTCGTGATTGACAGTGGTGGGCCGAAGGAAAACTTTATCCACACAATTCCGTTTTTTTTAAGTATTATAGTTGTGCTAGACACCTAGCTATTATGACTAAACTATGGAAAATGACGTGTGAGGGAGAGGTATCCAAGAATACATGTCGGGCCATTTAAATCAACCTAAAACAAATGGGCCATTCGAACTTAAACGGACTGATAACACCTTAATCCTTGTGGGCCTGACTTGGGCTTCTGATTATGGATAGAAAATGAATTTGATCGAATCTGTTTAAATATGACAATGTTATATGGTTATAATGATAATGAACCTATGGTGGTACGTGATTATTAGTGAAAATGAAACTGGAGTTGATAAAGGCAGTTGATAACGAATTCAGATAACAAATTAAAACAGAAATACGTTGTAGATTGGttggttaggggtgtttgtgtgTTTGCGAGAGATCTCAGGTTCGATCCTGAATGGTGGCAATCTTTTTAGTCTGGTTTTCTTTGAGGTATAActcccattatcattattattattattattattattattattattattattattattattattattattattattattattattattattattaatataaatttaagtattattattaatatcattattattattattggagaaatcattattattattatggtaattattattgttactaatattatattttttttatttataaaaattatcattcagattattattagtattattaatataacaaataaagattttctatataaaaatataatatttacataaaacatatttatattaatatgtttataataaattatctatttaatgtatataaaaacaaatatatcTAATTTAGTTATtgctgaaacgtacaagttactaaaatattaattaataatagtacctaaaattgttcgattaccattatatgtgttaatatatataaatgatataggttcgtgaatcgaaggccaaccttgcacatgttaaatgatgttatatgtatttttactacaaaatacattaggtgagtatatagtcccacttttaaactctaaatatttcgggatgagaatacatgtattttatgttttacgttatggacacaagtaactgaaaaatatattctacgttgagttgtaccactggcatacttccctgtagcttggtaactaatatttacagcggtattgtaaacgcgaatcctgttgatagatctatcgggcctgacaaccccaaccggactggacgaccagtattcaacggttgcacagtacttcgttttgtgactacacttggtacggtgtagtaagatttcataataaagggaatatgcgacgtgattaaattttaagtatggttaccaagtgctcaaccacttagaatatttttatttaaatgtttacatatgaaatcttgtggtccattgttataacgctgctagcatcaaacctatatatctcaccaactttatgttgactttttaaagcatgttattctcaggtacgaattaagtcttccgctgtgcatttgctcatgttaaggacatatcttggaatcgatcattgcaatggaactaaatgttgatgacttcgtccaggaggattaggacgggttgttacaacaaggctcgtcggtttattcgaaaatcgatttacattctggatatcatcaaatgcgagtaaaggaggatgatattccaaaaactgcttttaggacgcgttatggtcattacgagtttatggttatgccgtttggattgactaacgcaccagctgtgttcatggaccttatgaaccgagtgtgtgggccatatcttgacaagtttttcattgttttcatcgatgacatacttatttactcaaagaatgatcaagagcacgaagaacatttgagaaaagtgctagaagtattgaggaaagaaaaactgtacgctaagttttcaaagtgtgcattttggttggaagaagttcaatttctcggtcacatagtgaacaaagaaggtatccaggtggacccggcaaagatcgaaaccgttaaaaagtgggaaaccccaaaaactccgaagcatatacgtcaatttttaggattggctggttactacagaagattcatccaagatttctccacactagcaaaacccttgactgcattaacgcataaagggaagaaatttgaatggaaggatgaacaagagaaggcgtttcagttattgaagaaaaagctaactacggcactatattgtcattgcctaaagggaatgatgattttgtgatttattgtgacgcatcaaagcaaggtctcggttgtgtattaatgcaacgaacgaaggtgattgcttatgcatctagacaattaaagattctcgagcaaaattatacaactcacgatttggaattgggtgctgttgtttttgcattaaagacttggaggcattatttatatggggtcaaaagtattatatataccgaccacaaaagtctccaacatatatttaatcagaagcaactgaatatgagacaacgcaggtggattgaactgttgaatgattatgattttgatattcgataccacccggggaaggcgaatgtggtagccgacgctttgagtagaaaggacagagaacctatacgggtaaaatctatgaatataattattcgtactaaccttactactcaaataaaggaggcgcaacagggggttgtaaaagaaggaaagttgaagaataagataactaaaggatcagagaaacatattaatattcgggaagacggaaccagatatagggctgatagaatttgggtaccaaggtttggagatgtgagagaaatggtagttaaagaagcacataaaaccagatattcaatacatcccggagcggggaagatgtataaagatctcaagaaacacttttggtggccgggtatgaaagccgatattactaaatatgtaggagaatgtttgacgtgttctaaggtcaaagctaaacatcaaaaaccatcaggtctactacaacaacctgaaatcccagaataatgggaaaacattaccatggatttcattactaaattgccaaggactgcaagtggttatgatactatttgggtaatagttgatcgtctcaccaagtcagcacacttcctgccaatgagagaagatgacaaaatggagaagttagcgcgattgtatttgaaggaggttgtctccagacatggaatacccgtctctattatctctgatagggatggtagatttgtttcaaggttctggaagacattgcaacaagcattggggactcgtctagacatgagtactgcctatcatccacaaactgatgggcagagcgaaaggacgatacaaatgcttgaagacatgctacgagcatgtgttattgatttcggaaacagttgggatcgacacctaccgttagcagaattttcctacaacaacagttatctttctagtattgagatggcgccgtttgaggcactttatggtagaaagtgctggtcttcgatttgttgaaatgaagtgggggatagacagattacgggtccggagataatacaagaaactaccaaagaaaatcatccaaattcaacaacgattgaaaaccgcccagagtcgacaaaagagctacgcggacagtaaaagaaaagatatagagtttgaaattggagaaatggtcatgcttatggtttcaccttggaaaggcgttgttcgatttggtaaacgggggaaactaaatccaaggtacattggaccattcaagattatagatcgtgtcggaccagtagcttaccaactggagctacctcaacaactcgcggctgtacataacactttccacgtctcgaatttgaagaaatattttgctaaagaagatctcactattccgttggacgaaatccaaatcaatgaaaaacttcagttcattgaagaacccgtcgaaataatggatcgtgaggttaagagacttaagcaaaacaagatactgattgttaaggtttgatggaatgctcgtagaggactcgagttcacctgggagcgtgaagatcagatgaagaagaaatacccgcatctatttccagaagattcgtcaacaccttcaacagcttaaaatttcgggacgaaatttatttaacgggtaggtactgtagtgacccgaacttttccatgtttatatatttaattgagattgatatttacatgactaaatgttttcaacgtgttaagcaatcaacttgttaagacttgattaattgaaataggtttcatatagacaattgaccacccaagttgaccggtgattcacgaacgttaaaacttgtaaaaactatacgatgacatatatatggttatatatatagttaacatgattttattataagtaagtatctcattaggtattttaacaatgagttatatacataaaaatgagactattaaattaagaaactcgaaaacgatatatataacgattatcgttataacagagtcttactaggtacatatgaatcatattaagatattgatacacttggttaattatgttaaataataagtaaatatatcattaagcgtattaacaatgaactacatatgtaaaaataagactactaacttaatgatttcgaaacgagacatatatgtaacgattatcgttgtaacgacatttaactgtatatatatcatactaagatgtattatatatcataatatcatgataatgtaacaatttaacatctcatttgatataataaacaatgggttaacaacatttaacaagatcgttaacctaaaggtttcaaaacaacatttacatgtaacgactaacgatgacttaacgactcagttaaaatgtatatacatgtagtgttttaatatgtattcatacaattttgaaagacttcaatacacttatcaaaatacttctacttaacaaaaatgcttacaattacatcctcgttcagtttcatcaacaattctactcgtatgcacccgtattcgtactcgtacaatacatagattttagatgtatgtactattggtatatacactccaatgatccaatcttagcagaccatgtgagtcacttaacacatgtaggaaccatcatttggcaactagcatgaaatatctcataaaattacaaaaatatgagtaatcattcatgacttatttacatgaaaacaaaattacatttcctttatatctaatccatataccaacgaccaaaaacacctacaaacactttcattattcaattttcttcatctaattgatctctctcaagttccatcttcaagttctaagtgttcttcataaattccataagtatagtttcataaaaatcaagaatactaccaagtttgcaagtttacttccaagctttctaatccattccaagtaatcatctaagatcaaggaacctttgttatttatagtaggttatctttctaattcaaggtaatattcatattcaaactttgattcaatttctacaactataacaatcttatttcgagtgaaaatcttacttgaactgttttcgtgtcatgattctgcttcaagaactttcaagccatccaaggatcctttgaagctagatccatttttatcatttccattagttttatccagaaaacttgaggtagtaatgatgttcataacatcattcgattcatacatataaagctatcttattcgaaggtttaaacttgtaatcactagaacatagtttagttaattctaaacttgttcgcaaacaaaagttaatccttctaacttgacttttaaaatcaactaaacacatgttctatatctatatgataagctaacttaatgatttaaaacctggaaacacgaagaacaccgtaaaatcggacatacgccgtcgtagcgaaaccgggggctgttttggtttggataattaaaaactatgataaactttgatctaaaagctatacttctgggaaaatgatttttattatgaacatgaaactatatccaaaaatcatggttaaactcaaagtgaaagtatgtttttcaaaatggtcatcaagacgtcgttctttcgactgaaatgactacctctacaaaaatgacttgtaacttgtattttcgactataaacttatactttttctatttagtttcataaatttcagttcattatgaaaccatagcaacttgaatcactcaaaacggatttaaaacgaagaagttatgggtaaaataatattggataattttgcttgttgtagctacgtgaaatttgtaacaaatctatacaaatcataacttaactaacttatattgtattacacatgtattctaacatatattatgtaatcttgggataccatagacacgtatacaatgttttaacatatcatatcgacccatctatataatatatttcggaacaaccatagacactctatatgcagtaatgcttgagttagctatacagggttgaggttgattccaaaataatatatatactttgagttgtgatctagcctgagacttgttgacactgggtcatggattgattcgagataatatatattgatttatttctgtacatctaactgtggacaactagttgtagattattaaaaatcattaaaacgtaataaaaatgttgtgaatatatttctatcatactttgatatatatgtacatatttgttataggttcgtgaatcgaccagtggtcaagtcttattttccaacaaagtgaaaatacgtgaaagtgagttatagtcccacttttgaaatctattatatttgggatgagaatacatgcagttttataaatgttttacaaaatagacacaagtgatcgaaattacattctatgttgaattatcgaaccgaatatgcccccttttagcttggtagtctaagaattggtgtttatgataattgtcaccaattgacgcgaatcctaaagatagatctatttggcccaacaagcctcatccgagttacggatgctttagtacttcgatttatcgtatccgatgtgagtcccagaatgatggggatattctatatgcatcttgttaatgtcggttaccaggtgttcatcatatgaatgatttttatgcagattgcatgttattgagaaatgaaaatggaaatcttgtggtctgttattacgatttgataaatatataggctaaacctataactcaccaacatttttgttgacattaaagcatgtttattctcaggtgattattaagagcttccgctgttgcatgctaatttatggacaagagttggagtcagcatgcttgtataatattgtttaaaaactgcattcgaagacatatattgttgtgtaatattattgtaaaccattatgtaatggtcgtgtgaaaacgctatattttagattatcattatttgataatcgtcgtaatattttaaaggttatggtttattttaaaatagaatgcagtctttgaaaaacgtctcatatagaggtcaaaacctcgcaacgaaatcaattaatatggtacgtttataatcaatatgaacgggacatttcaccacatTTGATATCGGAACtttagtcagagagaagtacactttctctctcacacagttctttctcactctaaaatattAACCACTTAGCAACAgaacgctagacggatcaattGTAAGTTGAACcaaagattgattgaggccaccccacgaatttctcatccgtgttccgggtctgcagggattatttcccaagggcaaACATCAATCGACAACATATCGCTCAATGCTAACATGTTATTGtcctgtactggtaccttacatccGCTATACAGAAAATAGTACCAACATAGGGTAATACCTATTGAGATGAACATGATACATAAGTGGCAAGCTGGACAACGTAGAAAAGATGAAACGTTAGAAGATTGGAAGCAAGAGTTGATTGCTTTCCCTTCTATATTTAATACTAATCCATCTGATGCTCATGTGGTGATTGAAGCCCGTATAGCAAATTGTATTGTGGGAGGAATATATACTGATACCAGAGCAGGAGCAgatattatgtatgaacattgttttGTACAATTACCAGAAAGATTAAAGGAGAAGATGAAAGGCACGCTTGTTCCTTTAGCAAGTTTTGCTAACGATCCATCATGGTCAGAAGGAAGCATACTTTTAGAAGTGGTGTTGGGAAAATCACCATTCAAAACGACAGCTCATATCGAGTTTCTTGTAGTAAAAGCAAATTCACAATATAATGTTATTTTGGGCCGTTCAGCTATGATGACATTTGGAACTGTGACGTCAACAGTACACATAATGATGAAGTTTCCTATGCTGACTGGAATTGCTATGCTATACGTTGAACGGAGAAGAGCAATAGAATGTGTGCAAATAAATCGAACCACCGTTAAGCCAATCATTCATGATGATGGATCAGTTTCACCAAATCCAGCATTTCCAGATAAAAAAAT
The window above is part of the Rutidosis leptorrhynchoides isolate AG116_Rl617_1_P2 chromosome 1, CSIRO_AGI_Rlap_v1, whole genome shotgun sequence genome. Proteins encoded here:
- the LOC139889789 gene encoding uncharacterized protein; amino-acid sequence: MIHKWQAGQRRKDETLEDWKQELIAFPSIFNTNPSDAHVVIEARIANCIVGGIYTDTRAGADIMYEHCFVQLPERLKEKMKGTLVPLASFANDPSWSEGSILLEVVLGKSPFKTTAHIEFLVVKANSQYNVILGRSAMMTFGTVTSTVHIMMKFPMLTGIAMLYVERRRAIECVQINRTTVKPIIHDDGSVSPNPAFPDKKIIIGNTLTKEIKEKLYNILAANIDVFALQVSDMTGVPRYIAEHKLNVNPNIPPVCQKKRGIAPEWTKFLREEVRNLVEAGILREVKYQTWVANPVMVRKPDNMWRMCVDFTDINKACPKDNYPLPKTDWKVESLSGYQFKSFWMPTRDIIKFQW